In Desulfopila inferna, the DNA window GAACAGCAGGCCGGCAGAAGCAAGGACCCAGCAGCCTCGCTCATCTACAGCTGCATATTCCGGAGTGCCGGGACAGGCATCCTGATGATTAGGAACGCCATCACCATCATCATCCCCTGGAACTGCCGGTTGCTGCGTAACTACAGGTTCAGGTTCAGGTTCAGGCTGTGCAGCGAGGCTATATGCGCCGATGATATTTTCCCACTCACTACCATACGCAGTTGGTGTATCGCCAAAAACTATCCTGTCGCCGGCAACTGCAGCATAGGAACTGCCCTGCAGTCTCTGTTGTACACTTTCAGGGGTAAGCTCAAGGCCATAAGCCGTAAGAATTGAATGATACTGAACTGGTGTATATGCCGTAGAGGTTGCATTAAATGCTGCTTTACCGTCCACTACTGTGGCATAAGTGGCAGGAATCCCAGCATGGCTTTCCAATTGGAGGCCATAAGCCTGTAAAATTTTATCAAAATACTGGGATGAATAGGCGGTGGATGATTTGGAGAAATTGAGACCTCCACCGGGGAAGTCTATGGCAAGTGCCGGTGAGCAGATGCATAAGACAATGGCCGTTAAAAATATAATCTTTTTTTTCATGTTACCCTCATCTTTTTCAATGTGTTTAATGTTGTCTGGTGAGAAATTCGCGTTTTTTAAGCCGATGAGAACCGAATTCTAATTCGTACCGGAATCTTTTGCTCTACTGTTTCTTTTCCGAGCCTGTTGATATTGAAATCCCCCCTTAGCCCTCAACGAGACCCTCCTCTCCTTAATGGTCAACCTTCGATAAAAACAAAAAACCACGACCGTTAAAAACCAACACTTGAGCATTCAATGCTTATCAATGCACATGATCTTAACTACCAAAATACATCTGACACGTTGCCAACAAACCCACGAAACAATAATTTCAATGCTTGGCACCAATATCCTGGTTTACAGTTTTTTTGTCTTAACGTCTTTTTGATTGGGAAAAAGCAGGAACTCCGGAACAGATGTTCGTCCTTTTTCATAGATGAGAATTCCACTGGTCCCCAAAACTGGCTAGACCTTTTTCGATCTAGCGGTAATAGACCCCACAAGAATATATAGCGATGCTGAGTGATGTGAAAATTACGGAAACATCAAAAAACTAAATTTTTAACGTCTCGATAATTATATGATATTGTAAGCAGGACAGCCAACTTGTCAATGCCCAGGCATGGGTATACTTTTTTAAGGT includes these proteins:
- a CDS encoding OmpA family protein produces the protein MKKKIIFLTAIVLCICSPALAIDFPGGGLNFSKSSTAYSSQYFDKILQAYGLQLESHAGIPATYATVVDGKAAFNATSTAYTPVQYHSILTAYGLELTPESVQQRLQGSSYAAVAGDRIVFGDTPTAYGSEWENIIGAYSLAAQPEPEPEPVVTQQPAVPGDDDGDGVPNHQDACPGTPEYAAVDERGCWVLASAGLLFDFDKAVIKPEYYSLLESTKMVFDNNPEMRVQVEGHTDSVGSAEYNQNLSQERAQAVVDYLSENAGVERERLQAVGYGESRPAYSNETKEGQAKNRRVEFTPIQ